From one Staphylococcus kloosii genomic stretch:
- a CDS encoding helix-turn-helix transcriptional regulator, translating to MNKRERQNMIVNAIHHNKQITAAELANNLKVSKRTILRDIQDLEDQGVKILAKHGKLGGYQLQESQHNYAIELTESQLSALFLVLNESQSISTLPYKEEISAIIKKCLNLPYSKMRKTLKRLDRYIKFEQHEHVALPSLFSDLLIYCTERNVMSMEYFDEEQLFTENVIFIGLICENGLWKAVVFEIGLGSTSEIPIANIQDIAYSFEKKIKTQDISIKNYREFLNPTEV from the coding sequence TTGAACAAACGCGAAAGACAAAATATGATTGTAAATGCAATTCATCATAATAAACAAATAACTGCAGCTGAATTAGCTAACAATCTCAAAGTTTCCAAACGTACTATATTAAGAGATATACAAGATTTAGAAGATCAAGGTGTTAAAATTTTAGCTAAACATGGCAAGTTGGGCGGCTATCAATTGCAAGAATCTCAACATAATTACGCAATCGAACTTACAGAAAGTCAGTTATCTGCTCTATTTCTTGTGTTAAATGAAAGCCAATCAATTTCCACATTACCTTATAAAGAAGAAATATCAGCAATAATTAAAAAATGTTTAAACTTACCATATAGTAAAATGAGAAAGACACTCAAACGATTAGATCGTTATATCAAATTTGAGCAACATGAACATGTAGCATTACCTTCACTATTTTCCGATTTATTAATTTATTGCACTGAACGTAATGTAATGTCAATGGAATACTTTGATGAGGAACAATTATTTACAGAAAATGTTATTTTCATTGGATTAATTTGTGAAAATGGACTTTGGAAAGCGGTCGTTTTCGAGATAGGACTTGGTAGTACTAGTGAAATTCCTATCGCAAATATTCAAGATATAGCTTACTCATTTGAGAAAAAAATAAAAACGCAAGATATATCTATTAAAAACTATCGTGAATTTTTAAATCCAACTGAAGTCTAA
- a CDS encoding inositol monophosphatase family protein, with product MEKEDLLQIDKHIREWLSTLDAVIPQLIAEMETTTKKNRFDLVTNVDKTIQQHFEQFLSENYPQHQLFAEEKNNDDIKPKEGHVWIMDPIDGTTNLVKQQYDYCIILGYFVDGIPTLSYIYDYPNQTLHKAIKGQGAYTNDTQIKKPEPQPLKDLIISFNSQVMNNDTINALYDAAFSYRFIGSCGLDSVRVIHGQFGAHINTNPKPWDIAAQFLFAQELGLKMTTLSNEKLDFATSGPFIISNEGCHEEILNILNSGNGYEKF from the coding sequence ATGGAAAAAGAAGACTTACTACAAATAGATAAACATATTAGAGAATGGTTAAGTACATTAGATGCTGTTATACCACAATTAATTGCTGAAATGGAAACTACGACTAAAAAAAATAGATTTGATTTAGTTACGAACGTTGATAAAACTATCCAACAACATTTCGAACAATTTCTAAGCGAAAACTATCCGCAGCATCAACTTTTTGCAGAAGAAAAAAATAATGATGATATTAAACCAAAAGAAGGTCATGTTTGGATAATGGATCCAATCGATGGAACGACTAATTTAGTCAAACAACAATATGATTATTGTATTATCTTAGGGTATTTTGTTGATGGTATACCAACACTTTCATACATATATGATTATCCGAATCAAACATTACATAAGGCTATAAAAGGACAAGGTGCGTATACGAATGACACACAAATTAAAAAACCCGAACCTCAACCGTTAAAGGATTTAATTATTTCATTTAATTCACAAGTAATGAATAATGACACGATTAATGCGCTATACGACGCAGCATTTAGTTACCGTTTTATTGGATCATGTGGTTTAGATTCAGTAAGAGTAATACATGGACAATTTGGTGCACATATTAATACAAATCCAAAACCATGGGACATTGCAGCACAGTTTTTATTCGCACAAGAATTAGGTCTTAAAATGACGACACTAAGCAACGAAAAACTTGATTTTGCTACGAGTGGACCATTTATTATTAGTAACGAAGGTTGTCACGAGGAAATTTTGAATATATTAAATAGTGGAAATGGTTATGAAAAATTTTAA